A part of Aspergillus flavus chromosome 5, complete sequence genomic DNA contains:
- the mtfA gene encoding putative C2H2 finger domain protein, with the protein MDLASLITPGPEPIYKSRASYSPPPSSAGSYKRPAEHDSYFSYSRAPQAPLSPPVEDQPKCSLPSISTLLEGADSASTYAAKRQRTSPPPRRESEFRSPYDSVSTPNGPPTPPLRPESGFHSGHHSPSASSVTSGKAIKLESYSQTPMTLPSPSDRSSISSQGSVHHVSAAPYASPAPSVASYSSPVESSAPSAMYYQRPSGSYQTPATVPSPSAAPMPASATHQQMITPVTPAWQHHHYFPPSSSAPYQQNHDRYICRTCHKAFSRPSSLRIHSHSHTGEKPFRCTHAGCGKAFSVRSNMKRHERGCHTGRPVATAMV; encoded by the exons ATGGATCTCGCCAGCCTTATCACTCCGGGTCCTGAACCCATCTACAAGTCTCGGGCATCCTACAGCCCTCCTCCCAGCTCTGCGGGTTCCTACAAGCGCCCGGCTGAACACGACTCTTACTTCTCGTACTCGCGCGCCCCGCAAGCCCCTCTTTCCCCGCCAGTCGAGGACCAGCCCAAGTGCTCTCTTCCCTCTATCTCGACTCTCTTGGAAGGCGCCGACAGCGCATCGACATATGCTGCAA AGCGTCAAAGAACCAGCCCACCCCCGCGCAGGGAGTCTGAGTTCCGTTCACCTTATGACTCAGTCTCAACACCAAATGGCCCTCCTACTCCACCTTTGCGCCCTGAATCGGGCTTCCACAGCGGCCACCACTCTCCCTCTGCTTCGTCCGTGACTAGTGGAAAGGCCATCAAGCTCGAGTCGTACTCGCAAACCCCCATGACACTGCCTAGCCCGTCCGATAGATCCTCGATCTCCAGCCAGGGCTCTGTCCACCACGTTTCCGCTGCTCCCTACGCTTCTCCTGCCCCCAGTGTGGCCTCGTACTCTTCGCCGGTTGAATCCTCGGCTCCGTCCGCCATGTACTACCAGAGACCTTCCGGCTCCTACCAGACCCCTGCTACTGTGCCTAGCCCCTCCGCTGCTCCTATGCCTGCATCTGCCACACACCAGCAGATGATTACTCCCGTCACTCCGGCCTGGcagcaccaccactactTCCCGCCTTCCAGCTCGGCACCCTACCAACAGAACCACGACCGGTATATCTGCCGGACTTGCCACAAGGCCTTCTCCAGACCATCCAGCCTGCGCATCCACTCTCACAGCCACACTGGCGAGAAGCCATTCCGCTGCACCCACGCCGGCTGCGGTAAGGCGTTCAGCGTACGAAGCAACATGAAGCGCCACGAGCGCGGCTGCCACACCGGACGCCCCGTCGCCACCGCCATGGTATAA